The genomic stretch TTTATGTTGGGAAATTTGACCATGTACAAAACCATTACAATTATACGTAATGTCAACCAAATAACCTGAATCAATTTTAGTGGAAGTTTTTAACAAATGATAAAGATGCAAAAATGTGTACTGGCCGGTATGATGGCCATTCTAGTAATAATGATGAGCTGTACCACAGCAGATGTAAACAAGTTTATTCAAGGCGCTACTGAAGCCAGCCTCTCTGAAGCTGACGTGAGCAATGGACTGAAGGAAGCACTCCAAAAAGGCATTTCTGAAGGAGTGGGAATAGCAGGCAAACAAGATGGCTATTTGGGAAACGAGCTACTAAGAATCGGACTACCAGAAGATGTGCAAAAAGTAGAAAGCACCCTACGGAAAATCGGCCTTGGTGCGGAAGTGGACAAAGTAATCACCACCATCAACAGAGGTGCGGAAGATGCTGCCAAAGAGGCTAAGCCAATCTTCATAAGTGCCATTAAGCAAATGACGATTCAAGACGCTTGGGCAATTTTAAAGGGAGATGATGACGCGGCTACGCAGTATCTACAGCGAACCACGACGGACCAGCTGATAGCATTGTTTAAACCTCATGTGCAGGAATCCCTGGACAAAGTGGGCGCCGCCCGATACTACGGTGACCTCGTAAATAGCTATAATACCTTCCCTACCACCAATAAAAAATTGGACCCCGACCTGAACAGCTATGTCACGGACAAGGCAATAGAAGGATTGTTCAAATTGATCGCTGAAGAAGAAAAGGCCATCAGAGAAAATCCTCTAGAACGGACCAGCAGCATCTTGAAAAGGGTATTTGCTGCCCAGGATTAACAGGTCTTGGGGCCAGCGGAAAAGCCGGGGGCTATGTAGCTTCGCTTTTGGATAGCACGCAGATGACGCTGATTGGCCAGATTCTCGCCGATTCTATTTTAAAATTTGAAAAGCCCAGAGACGACAAATAAGCCCTGACAGGATTGGCAACTCTGTGGCTTCCATTATAAATGCCACAAAGGCTCCAAGGCACAAAAAGGTTTAGTTGGATTTTGGGACCAGCGGAAAAGCGGGGGCTATGTAGCTTCGCTTTTGGATAGCACGCAGATGACGCTGATTGGCCAGATTCTCGCCGATTCTATTTTAAAATTTGAAAAGCCCTGACAGGATTGGCAACTCCGTGGCTTCCATTATAAATGCCACAAAGGCTCCAAGGCACAAAAAGGTTTAGTTGGATTTTGGATCAAGCGGAAAAGCCGGGGGCTATGTAGCTTCGCTTTTGGATAGCACGCAGATGACGCTGTTTGGCCAGATTCTCGCTGATTCTATTTTAAAATTTGAAAAGCCCTGACCGGATTGGCAACTCCGCGGCTTCCATTATAAATGCCACAAAGGCTCCAAGGCACAAAAGGTTTAGTTGGATTTTGGATCAAGCGGAAAAGCCGGGGGCTATGTAGCTTCGCTTTTGGATAGCACGCAGGTGGCGCAGATCAATAAGATTTTCGCTGAATTTTTTATAATAACCTGAGCTCGATTTAAAATACCGTCATTGCGAGGAAGTATAGCCTGTCCCGAGCTATCGGGAACGTGGCAATCCCGTCTTAGGAATACGAGATTGCTTCCTCCCTCCGGTTGTCGCAATGACGTTTAACTAACCGGGATTGCTTCACTCCGCTACCACTGCGTTCGCCCCGATACTATCGGGGACGGATTTATACTGATTTTATAATCTACACATTCCTATTGCTAAATTAAAGAGAAATATGCTTACCAAAACCACCTGGAAATCTCTCATCTTCCAGAAATATTGCTTGGTTCTCAAAATGTGCTAAAAAGGAGGCAAGCGAAAAAGTTGAGGGCATGAATCCCTTTATTTTAAAAGGATTTCTTTTTTGTTTTTTTTCCACAAAGATTCTAAGACCCAAAGCTGTTTGTTTTCCATGAAATTTGGAATCCGCCTACAAAACACTTCGTGTCTTGGCGACTTCGTGGCGACATACCAAATGAATATAAATCTTCTCCCGCCCCCAGAAATATTGCTT from Echinicola soli encodes the following:
- a CDS encoding DUF4197 domain-containing protein; protein product: MQKCVLAGMMAILVIMMSCTTADVNKFIQGATEASLSEADVSNGLKEALQKGISEGVGIAGKQDGYLGNELLRIGLPEDVQKVESTLRKIGLGAEVDKVITTINRGAEDAAKEAKPIFISAIKQMTIQDAWAILKGDDDAATQYLQRTTTDQLIALFKPHVQESLDKVGAARYYGDLVNSYNTFPTTNKKLDPDLNSYVTDKAIEGLFKLIAEEEKAIRENPLERTSSILKRVFAAQD